One window from the genome of Micromonospora aurantiaca ATCC 27029 encodes:
- the ureC gene encoding urease subunit alpha, producing MTPGLVTGPGTDAISGEHLILTAGGIDAHVHLVTPQQVYAALSNGVTTLWGGGTGPTDSTNGVTITPGPWNIHNMMRSFENLPINIGLLGKGNSSGRAPLVEQIMAGVPSFKIHEDWGAPPAVIRSCLAVADEYDVQISIHTDTLNESGYIEDSIAAFEGRTIHTFHTEGAGGGHAPDIIKVAGQMNVLPASTTPTVPYGINSQSELYDMIMVCHNFNPKVPSDVAFVESRIRTETIAAEDVLLDEGVISMMQSDSQAMGRVGETWLRTVQLAGQMKNVRGKLAEDSDANDNFRVLRYVAKMTINPAITQGVSHVIGSVSPGKLADLVLWEPAFFGTKPKMVLKGGMIAWSIMGDPNASLPTPQPVYYRPMFGATGSQVAKNCVTFVSRAAHESGVAEQLGLQRQVMPVYGCRNLTKRDMVRNDRTPKLEVDPETFAVKMDGVHATVPAAKNLPLSQLYFFS from the coding sequence GTGACCCCGGGCCTGGTGACCGGTCCGGGCACCGACGCGATCTCCGGTGAGCACCTGATCCTGACCGCCGGCGGCATCGACGCGCACGTCCACCTGGTCACCCCGCAGCAGGTGTACGCCGCGCTCAGCAACGGCGTCACCACCCTCTGGGGCGGCGGCACCGGGCCCACCGACAGCACCAACGGCGTCACCATCACGCCCGGTCCCTGGAACATCCACAACATGATGCGGTCGTTCGAGAACCTGCCGATCAACATCGGCCTGCTGGGCAAGGGCAACAGCAGTGGCCGGGCGCCGCTCGTCGAGCAGATCATGGCCGGGGTGCCCAGCTTCAAGATCCACGAGGACTGGGGTGCGCCGCCCGCGGTGATCCGGTCCTGCCTGGCCGTCGCCGACGAGTACGACGTCCAGATCAGCATCCACACCGACACGCTCAACGAGAGCGGCTACATCGAGGACAGCATCGCCGCCTTCGAGGGCCGGACCATCCACACCTTCCACACCGAGGGTGCCGGCGGCGGGCACGCGCCGGACATCATCAAGGTCGCCGGCCAGATGAACGTGCTGCCCGCATCGACCACGCCGACGGTGCCGTACGGCATCAACAGCCAGTCCGAGCTGTACGACATGATCATGGTCTGCCACAACTTCAACCCGAAGGTGCCCTCGGACGTCGCCTTCGTGGAGAGCCGGATCCGCACCGAGACGATCGCCGCCGAGGACGTGCTCCTCGACGAGGGCGTCATCTCGATGATGCAGAGCGACTCGCAGGCCATGGGCCGGGTGGGCGAGACCTGGCTGCGCACCGTCCAGCTCGCCGGGCAGATGAAGAACGTCCGCGGCAAGCTGGCCGAGGACTCCGACGCCAACGACAACTTCCGCGTCCTGCGCTACGTCGCCAAGATGACCATCAACCCGGCGATCACCCAGGGCGTCTCGCACGTCATCGGCTCGGTCAGTCCCGGCAAGCTCGCCGACCTGGTGCTCTGGGAGCCCGCGTTCTTCGGCACGAAGCCGAAGATGGTGCTCAAGGGCGGCATGATCGCCTGGTCGATCATGGGCGACCCGAACGCGTCGCTGCCCACCCCGCAGCCGGTCTACTACCGGCCCATGTTCGGCGCCACCGGCTCCCAGGTCGCCAAGAACTGCGTGACGTTCGTGTCCCGGGCTGCGCACGAGTCGGGGGTGGCCGAACAGCTCGGTCTGCAACGGCAGGTCATGCCGGTCTACGGCTGCCGCAACCTGACCAAGCGCGACATGGTGCGCAACGACCGTACGCCGAAGCTCGAAGTCGACCCGGAGACCTTCGCCGTGAAGATGGACGGCGTGCACGCGACAGTGCCGGCGGCCAAGAACCTCCCCCTCAGCCAGCTCTACTTCTTCAGCTGA
- a CDS encoding urease subunit beta, which yields MAKQHPGPNSKHLRPIGGYKLSDQPLELNAGRPVTEVVVHNTGDRPIQVGSHFHFFEANRFLEFDRPSAFGKRLNIPATTSIRFEPGDRKTVQLVPYGGSQRVYGFNGLVQGWTGDGPIPGYRPDRAEALHQAQTRGFKTTSQQQDQGKGQSKGQGKGQDKSGKGDR from the coding sequence ATGGCGAAGCAACACCCGGGACCGAACTCCAAGCACCTTCGGCCCATCGGCGGCTACAAGCTCAGCGACCAACCTCTGGAACTCAACGCCGGGCGGCCGGTGACCGAGGTGGTCGTGCACAACACCGGTGACCGGCCCATCCAGGTCGGCTCCCACTTCCACTTCTTCGAGGCCAACCGCTTCCTGGAGTTCGACCGTCCGTCGGCGTTCGGCAAGCGGTTGAACATCCCGGCCACGACCTCGATCCGGTTCGAGCCCGGCGACCGCAAGACCGTCCAGCTCGTCCCGTACGGCGGCTCCCAGCGGGTGTACGGCTTCAACGGCCTGGTCCAGGGCTGGACCGGCGACGGGCCGATCCCCGGCTACCGGCCGGACCGGGCCGAGGCGCTCCACCAGGCCCAGACGCGCGGCTTCAAGACCACGTCGCAGCAGCAGGACCAGGGCAAGGGCCAGAGCAAGGGCCAGGGCAAGGGCCAGGACAAGAGCGGCAAGGGCGACAGGTAG
- a CDS encoding urease subunit gamma, with protein sequence MHLTPKEFDKLTIHSLAMVANARKARGVKLNHPEAVAVICAAALEGAREGKTVEEVMNDASHVLTADDVIPGVADMIPMLQVEAVFTDGSRLITVHSPIQ encoded by the coding sequence GTGCATCTCACGCCGAAGGAATTCGACAAGCTGACGATCCACTCGTTGGCGATGGTGGCAAACGCCCGCAAGGCGCGCGGGGTCAAGCTCAACCACCCCGAGGCGGTGGCGGTCATCTGCGCCGCGGCGCTCGAAGGCGCGCGCGAGGGCAAGACCGTCGAGGAGGTCATGAACGACGCGAGCCACGTGCTCACGGCCGACGACGTGATCCCCGGCGTGGCGGACATGATCCCGATGCTCCAGGTCGAGGCGGTCTTCACCGACGGGTCACGGCTGATCACCGTCCACTCACCCATCCAGTAG
- a CDS encoding sugar porter family MFS transporter produces MAASGRAAGRPPRHNLVAIVSIVVLSGAFFGYNQGVISGALHDIRHTFDVDTFEVEVAASWVTLGALAGALAGGHLADRIGRRGALWVAAGAYVVGTIVQAAAPTIGALLGARLLLGVGIGVASVAGPMFAAEAAPERIRGGLLAVYQFSTTFAIFIGYLADELFTGGESWRYLLGAAVVLGVALILVTVVVPDSAVWYLKRGDRRRARESLCRTVPEQRVEQRLGEIEKSLHGRTASWRELLSPQWRRPLALGVGLALFQQTTGINGIIYYADSIFSAAGFRTPEAQLSATTWAIGAVDAAFALVAVGLLDRVGRRPLLLVGLAGMAVSLAVVSVSFLGAGTGRGDGRITTSGLFLLVGVVFFVAFYAVSIGPGAWTVINEIYPGPIRGRCVAIASATHWGTEYLITQFFLSLLDALGRSGVFALFAGLCVLGFLFVRRYLPETKGRTLEQIQQMWVADYHRRERAHTGS; encoded by the coding sequence ATGGCGGCGAGCGGACGCGCGGCCGGCCGGCCGCCCCGCCACAACCTCGTGGCGATCGTGTCGATCGTCGTCCTGTCCGGCGCGTTCTTCGGCTACAACCAGGGCGTCATCAGCGGCGCCCTGCACGACATCCGGCACACGTTCGACGTGGACACCTTCGAGGTGGAGGTGGCGGCGAGCTGGGTGACGCTCGGCGCGCTGGCCGGCGCGCTCGCCGGTGGTCACCTCGCCGACCGGATCGGTCGGCGGGGCGCGCTGTGGGTCGCCGCCGGGGCGTACGTCGTCGGCACGATCGTGCAGGCCGCGGCGCCGACCATCGGCGCCCTGCTCGGCGCGCGGCTGCTGCTCGGCGTGGGCATCGGCGTGGCCTCGGTCGCCGGGCCGATGTTCGCGGCCGAGGCGGCGCCGGAACGGATCCGCGGCGGCCTGCTCGCGGTCTACCAGTTCTCGACCACCTTCGCGATCTTCATCGGCTACCTGGCGGACGAGCTGTTCACCGGCGGCGAGTCGTGGCGCTACCTGCTCGGCGCGGCGGTCGTGCTGGGCGTGGCGCTGATCCTGGTGACAGTGGTGGTGCCGGACTCGGCGGTCTGGTATCTCAAGCGGGGCGACCGGCGCCGCGCCCGGGAGTCGCTGTGCCGGACCGTTCCCGAGCAGCGGGTGGAGCAGCGCCTCGGCGAGATCGAGAAGAGTCTGCACGGCCGCACGGCGAGCTGGCGGGAGCTGCTGTCACCGCAGTGGCGGCGTCCGCTCGCGCTCGGCGTCGGGCTGGCGCTGTTCCAGCAGACGACAGGGATCAACGGCATCATCTACTACGCCGACTCGATCTTCTCGGCGGCCGGATTCCGTACCCCGGAGGCGCAGCTCTCCGCGACCACCTGGGCGATCGGCGCGGTGGACGCGGCGTTCGCGCTCGTCGCGGTGGGCCTGCTCGACCGCGTCGGCCGCCGGCCGCTGCTGCTGGTCGGCCTGGCCGGGATGGCGGTCTCGCTCGCCGTGGTGAGCGTCAGCTTCCTGGGCGCGGGCACCGGGCGCGGCGACGGCCGGATCACCACCTCGGGCCTGTTCCTGCTGGTCGGCGTGGTCTTCTTCGTCGCGTTCTACGCGGTGTCGATCGGGCCGGGCGCGTGGACCGTGATCAACGAGATCTATCCCGGTCCGATCCGCGGCCGGTGCGTGGCGATCGCGTCCGCGACCCACTGGGGCACCGAGTACCTGATCACGCAGTTCTTCCTGAGCCTGCTCGACGCGCTGGGCCGGTCGGGCGTGTTCGCGCTCTTCGCCGGGCTGTGCGTGCTCGGCTTCCTGTTCGTCCGGCGCTACCTGCCGGAGACCAAGGGCCGGACGCTGGAGCAGATCCAGCAGATGTGGGTCGCCGACTACCACCGGCGCGAGCGGGCCCACACCGGTTCCTGA
- a CDS encoding YoaK family protein, producing the protein MNRSAPYGPADSYREFRHPLAALVLAVVTAGALDAFAFLRYGAFVANQSGNAIFLGMGPAGGHPTWPVSAASIVAFATAAGLVNLLRRRTRPAVAPLVDIAVTEAAMIVWAVLNLVLAYGRHGTASRVLLAAAGAVAMGSLTTLASRTAGIATPITYQSDTTTKTGERAARWLLGPTAGRGRARRGTLLGLLALVSYSVGGAVGTLAQHRPRWVPLWGTLALAVLILLLRRHRRPGPASRPG; encoded by the coding sequence GTGAACCGGTCGGCGCCGTACGGCCCCGCGGACTCCTACCGCGAGTTCCGGCACCCGCTCGCAGCACTCGTGCTCGCCGTCGTCACCGCCGGCGCGCTGGACGCCTTCGCGTTCCTGCGGTACGGCGCGTTCGTCGCCAACCAGTCCGGCAACGCCATCTTCCTCGGCATGGGACCGGCCGGCGGGCACCCCACGTGGCCGGTCTCGGCGGCCTCGATCGTCGCGTTCGCCACCGCCGCCGGGCTGGTGAATCTGCTCCGCCGCCGAACCCGGCCGGCGGTGGCGCCGCTCGTCGACATCGCGGTCACCGAGGCCGCCATGATCGTCTGGGCGGTGCTCAACCTGGTGCTCGCGTACGGCCGGCACGGCACGGCGTCCCGGGTGCTGCTCGCCGCCGCGGGCGCGGTAGCCATGGGCAGCCTCACCACCCTGGCGAGCCGGACCGCGGGCATCGCGACGCCGATCACGTACCAGTCGGACACCACGACGAAGACCGGTGAGCGGGCCGCCCGCTGGCTGCTCGGCCCCACCGCCGGCCGGGGCCGGGCCCGGCGGGGCACCCTGCTCGGACTGCTCGCCCTGGTCAGCTACAGCGTCGGCGGCGCGGTCGGCACACTCGCCCAGCACCGGCCCCGCTGGGTGCCGCTGTGGGGGACGCTCGCGCTGGCCGTACTGATCCTGCTGCTGCGCCGGCACCGGCGACCAGGACCGGCGTCGCGGCCCGGCTGA
- the proC gene encoding pyrroline-5-carboxylate reductase, translating to MAREVHTVAVIGAGKIGELMLSGLLRSGWPVERLLATARRPARARELADRYGVRVVDNLTAVTEAEVLAVSVKPQDAAALLDEIGPKVPADKLVISLCAGLPTAFFNRRLPEGTPVVRVMTNTPALVDEAMSAISAGAYATGEHLALAEEMFSPLGATVRVPESQQDAVTALSGSGPAYFYLLVEAMIDAGILLGLPRQVAHELIVQTAIGSAVMLRDSGEHPVKLREAVTSPAGTTISAIRELENHGVRAAMLAALEAARDRARELAAQAD from the coding sequence ATGGCACGCGAGGTGCACACGGTCGCGGTGATCGGCGCCGGCAAGATCGGTGAGCTGATGCTCTCCGGGCTGCTGCGTTCCGGCTGGCCGGTGGAGCGGCTGCTCGCCACCGCGCGGCGGCCGGCGCGGGCGCGGGAGCTGGCCGACCGTTACGGCGTACGGGTGGTGGACAACCTCACCGCCGTGACCGAGGCCGAGGTGCTGGCCGTGTCGGTCAAGCCGCAGGACGCCGCCGCGCTGCTGGACGAGATCGGCCCGAAGGTGCCGGCCGACAAGCTGGTCATCTCGCTCTGCGCCGGCCTGCCGACCGCCTTCTTCAACCGCCGGCTGCCCGAGGGCACCCCTGTGGTCCGGGTCATGACGAACACCCCGGCGCTCGTCGACGAGGCGATGAGCGCCATTTCGGCGGGCGCGTACGCCACCGGCGAGCATCTGGCGCTGGCCGAGGAGATGTTCTCCCCGCTCGGCGCCACCGTCCGGGTGCCCGAGTCGCAGCAGGACGCGGTCACCGCGCTGTCCGGCTCCGGCCCGGCCTACTTCTACCTCCTGGTCGAGGCGATGATCGACGCGGGCATCCTGCTCGGCCTGCCGCGCCAGGTGGCGCACGAGCTGATCGTGCAGACCGCGATCGGCTCGGCGGTGATGCTGCGCGATTCCGGCGAGCACCCGGTGAAGCTGCGCGAGGCGGTCACCTCGCCCGCGGGCACCACCATCTCGGCGATCCGTGAGCTGGAGAACCACGGCGTACGCGCGGCCATGCTGGCGGCGCTGGAGGCGGCCCGGGACCGGGCGCGGGAACTCGCCGCCCAGGCCGACTGA
- a CDS encoding 6-phosphofructokinase: protein MRIGVLTGGGDCPGLNAVIRAVVRKGVATYGHEFVGFRDGWKGPLEGLTKPLGIAEVRGILPRGGTILGSSRTNPFKIENGVERIKDNLAAQGVDALIAIGGEDTLGVATKLHELGVNVIGVPKTIDNDLGATDYTFGFDTAVNIAMEAIDRLHTTAESHHRTLVVEVMGRHAGWIALHAGLAGGANVILLPERQFDVEQVAGYVEKRFQHQYAPIVVVAEGAQPLDGQMVLHNQELDAFGHVRLGGIGQWLAEQLEAKTGKEARTVVLGHIQRGGTPTAFDRVLATRLGLHAIDAVHEGDWGKMVAMQSTDIVRVPLADATRELKTVPLERYAEAEVFFGS, encoded by the coding sequence ATGCGTATCGGCGTGCTCACCGGCGGCGGCGACTGCCCAGGTCTCAACGCGGTGATTCGGGCGGTGGTCCGCAAGGGCGTCGCCACCTACGGTCACGAGTTCGTGGGCTTCCGCGACGGCTGGAAGGGCCCGCTCGAGGGCCTGACCAAGCCGCTCGGCATCGCCGAGGTGCGCGGCATCCTGCCCCGTGGCGGCACCATCCTCGGCTCGTCCCGCACCAACCCGTTCAAGATCGAGAACGGCGTGGAGCGGATCAAGGACAACCTCGCCGCCCAGGGCGTGGACGCGCTGATCGCGATCGGCGGCGAGGACACGCTCGGCGTCGCGACCAAGCTGCACGAGCTGGGCGTCAACGTCATCGGCGTGCCGAAGACGATCGACAACGACCTCGGTGCGACCGACTACACGTTCGGCTTCGACACCGCCGTCAACATCGCCATGGAGGCGATCGACCGGCTGCACACCACGGCGGAGAGCCACCACCGCACGCTCGTGGTCGAGGTCATGGGCCGGCACGCCGGCTGGATCGCCCTGCACGCCGGTCTCGCCGGTGGCGCCAACGTGATCCTGCTGCCGGAGCGGCAGTTCGACGTCGAGCAGGTCGCCGGCTACGTCGAGAAGCGCTTCCAGCACCAGTACGCCCCGATCGTCGTGGTCGCCGAGGGCGCCCAGCCGCTCGACGGCCAGATGGTGCTGCACAACCAGGAGCTGGACGCGTTCGGTCACGTCCGTCTCGGCGGCATCGGCCAGTGGCTGGCCGAGCAGCTGGAGGCGAAGACCGGCAAGGAGGCCCGCACCGTGGTGCTCGGCCACATCCAGCGCGGTGGCACGCCGACCGCGTTCGACCGGGTGCTGGCCACCCGGCTCGGCCTGCACGCGATCGACGCCGTGCACGAGGGCGACTGGGGCAAGATGGTCGCGATGCAGAGCACGGACATCGTCCGCGTCCCGCTCGCCGACGCCACCCGCGAGCTGAAGACCGTGCCGCTGGAGCGGTACGCCGAGGCCGAGGTCTTCTTCGGCAGCTGA
- a CDS encoding pyridoxamine 5'-phosphate oxidase family protein: protein MSNEPTNAADARRRVTELIRDARICLLTTTGVDGRLVSRPMGLQEADFEGDLWFFAYADSAKVRQIRVNPQVNVGFSDQRHHAWVSVAGTATEEWDAGRAKELWSPLLKAWFPDGLDTPGITLIKVHAGSAEYWDSPGSTVVNLLGFAKAAVTGKPPKAGENHEVGY from the coding sequence ATGAGCAATGAGCCGACCAACGCCGCGGACGCCCGCCGCCGGGTCACCGAGCTGATCCGGGACGCCCGGATCTGCCTGCTCACCACCACCGGCGTGGACGGGCGTCTGGTCAGCCGTCCGATGGGGTTGCAGGAGGCGGACTTCGAGGGCGACCTGTGGTTCTTCGCGTACGCCGACTCGGCGAAGGTCCGGCAGATCCGGGTGAACCCGCAGGTGAACGTCGGTTTCTCCGACCAGCGTCACCACGCCTGGGTGTCGGTGGCCGGCACCGCCACCGAGGAGTGGGACGCCGGCCGGGCGAAGGAGCTGTGGAGCCCGCTGCTGAAGGCGTGGTTCCCGGACGGGCTGGACACGCCCGGGATCACCTTGATCAAGGTGCACGCCGGGTCGGCGGAGTACTGGGACTCGCCCGGCAGCACCGTGGTCAACCTGCTCGGCTTCGCCAAGGCGGCGGTGACCGGCAAGCCGCCGAAGGCGGGGGAGAACCACGAGGTCGGCTACTGA
- a CDS encoding polyadenylate-specific 3'-exoribonuclease AS → MVYRYFYDCEFIEDGRIVDLVSIGVVDEYGREFYAVSTEFDDSRAVPWVRRNVLDKLPSPADRAWRSRARIRDDLHEFLLEPVRDRPGEQLELWAWYAAYDHVVLAQLWGAMPALPREIPRFTKELRQLWDDRGRPRLPDAEADRHDALVDARHNLARWRAMTAREV, encoded by the coding sequence ATGGTCTACCGCTATTTCTACGACTGCGAATTCATCGAGGACGGCCGCATCGTCGACCTGGTGTCGATCGGCGTCGTCGACGAGTACGGCCGCGAGTTCTACGCGGTCTCCACCGAGTTCGACGACTCCCGGGCGGTGCCCTGGGTGCGGCGCAACGTGCTGGACAAGCTCCCGTCGCCGGCCGACCGGGCCTGGCGCTCCCGCGCGCGCATCCGCGACGACCTGCACGAGTTCCTGCTGGAGCCGGTGCGGGACCGGCCGGGCGAGCAGCTGGAGCTGTGGGCCTGGTACGCCGCCTACGACCACGTCGTGCTGGCCCAGCTCTGGGGCGCGATGCCGGCGTTGCCGCGGGAGATCCCCCGCTTCACCAAGGAGCTGCGTCAGCTCTGGGACGACCGGGGGCGCCCCCGGCTGCCGGACGCCGAGGCCGACCGGCACGACGCGCTGGTCGACGCCCGGCACAACCTGGCGCGGTGGCGGGCGATGACGGCGCGGGAGGTTTGA
- a CDS encoding Crp/Fnr family transcriptional regulator codes for MESRLPEPGDALTGVEMFAGLEPEVRQRVIAAAVPRTYRKGQLLFVENDPGESLIVLRRGAVAVFRTAPTGERAVLSVIRPPDVLGEVSLLDASTRSASAEAIEDCAALALSRPAFMELVHSNPRILDAVMRSLGQLIRRLTEQNADHVFLDLPGRVAKTLVRLAGESQAPMITIELNQSQLAEMAGGSRQSVNQAIGSFASRGWLRTEGRRIVVTDVAALRRRAGMNDR; via the coding sequence GTGGAGTCTCGCCTGCCGGAGCCGGGTGACGCGCTCACGGGTGTGGAGATGTTCGCCGGGCTTGAGCCGGAGGTGCGGCAGCGTGTCATCGCCGCGGCCGTACCGCGCACCTACCGCAAGGGCCAGCTGCTCTTCGTCGAGAACGACCCCGGCGAGTCGCTGATCGTGCTGCGCCGCGGCGCGGTGGCGGTGTTCCGCACCGCCCCGACCGGCGAGCGCGCGGTGCTGTCGGTGATCCGACCCCCGGACGTGCTCGGCGAGGTGTCCCTGTTGGACGCCTCCACCCGCTCGGCGTCGGCCGAGGCGATCGAGGACTGCGCCGCGCTCGCGCTGTCGCGGCCCGCGTTCATGGAGCTGGTGCACTCCAACCCGCGCATCCTGGACGCGGTGATGCGCTCGCTGGGCCAGCTGATCCGCCGGCTCACCGAGCAGAACGCCGACCACGTCTTCCTCGACCTGCCCGGCCGGGTGGCCAAGACGCTGGTCCGGCTGGCCGGCGAGAGCCAGGCCCCGATGATCACGATCGAGCTGAACCAGAGCCAGCTCGCCGAGATGGCCGGCGGTTCCCGGCAGAGCGTCAACCAGGCCATCGGCTCGTTCGCCAGCCGGGGCTGGCTGCGGACCGAGGGACGCCGCATCGTGGTCACCGACGTGGCGGCGCTGCGCCGCCGGGCCGGCATGAACGACCGCTGA